Proteins from one Xenopus tropicalis strain Nigerian chromosome 1, UCB_Xtro_10.0, whole genome shotgun sequence genomic window:
- the nat8.1 gene encoding probable N-acetyltransferase 8B isoform X1, translating to MGANEGQRVCAYIATIMSDYKIRGYKDSDYEAVRELFSAGMNEYVPPVCVHVLKQPWVLFVLTCMFICLLVSSKSLILPVLAVTLALALGRQLLGYCWSMYIDHCLKEDLRDISKTYMQSKGSCFWVAEADEIVIGTVAAKPSEEKQEELVLKRMSVRKDFRGLGIGKALSREVLSFARQNQYRSVILNTLMVQHEAQKMYESVGFKKYIEFVLPTVYGKLINFTVSKYRHDILPGS from the exons ATGGGTGCTAATGAGGGACAGCGTGTGTGCGCTTATATAGCG ACAATCATGTCGGACTATAAAATAAGAGGCTACAAGGATTCGGATTATGAGGCCGTGAGGGAGTTGTTCTCAGCTGGGATGAACGAATACGTTCCGCCTGTTTGTGTCCATGTTCTGAAACAGCCCTGGGTTCTGTTCGTGCTAACGTGCATGTTCATCTGTTTGCTTGTGAGCTCAAAGTCACTTATCTTGCCTGTTCTGGCCGTCACACTTGCACTCGCCCTAGGGCGCCAGCTCTTGGGCTACTGCTGGTCAATGTACATCGATCACTGCTTGAAGGAGGACCTACGGGATATCAGCAAGACTTACATGCAGAGCAAGGGCTCCTGTTTCTGGGTGGCGGAAGCAGATGAAATCGTTATAGGAACGGTGGCAGCAAAACCGTCGGAGGAGAAGCAGGAGGAGCTTGTTCTGAAGCGCATGTCGGTCAGGAAGGATTTCAGGGGACTTGGGATTGGCAAGGCTTTATCCCGAGAGGTTCTTAGCTTTGCCCGGCAGAACCAGTACAGGTCCGTCATTCTCAACACCCTGATGGTTCAGCACGAGGCACAGAAAATGTATGAGAGTGTGGGATTCAAGAAGTACATTGAGTTTGTCCTCCCCACAGTGTATGGGAAGCTGATAAACTTCACAGTCTCTAAGTACCGCCATGATATTCTGCCTGGGAGCTAA
- the nat8.1 gene encoding probable N-acetyltransferase 8B isoform X2 gives MSDYKIRGYKDSDYEAVRELFSAGMNEYVPPVCVHVLKQPWVLFVLTCMFICLLVSSKSLILPVLAVTLALALGRQLLGYCWSMYIDHCLKEDLRDISKTYMQSKGSCFWVAEADEIVIGTVAAKPSEEKQEELVLKRMSVRKDFRGLGIGKALSREVLSFARQNQYRSVILNTLMVQHEAQKMYESVGFKKYIEFVLPTVYGKLINFTVSKYRHDILPGS, from the coding sequence ATGTCGGACTATAAAATAAGAGGCTACAAGGATTCGGATTATGAGGCCGTGAGGGAGTTGTTCTCAGCTGGGATGAACGAATACGTTCCGCCTGTTTGTGTCCATGTTCTGAAACAGCCCTGGGTTCTGTTCGTGCTAACGTGCATGTTCATCTGTTTGCTTGTGAGCTCAAAGTCACTTATCTTGCCTGTTCTGGCCGTCACACTTGCACTCGCCCTAGGGCGCCAGCTCTTGGGCTACTGCTGGTCAATGTACATCGATCACTGCTTGAAGGAGGACCTACGGGATATCAGCAAGACTTACATGCAGAGCAAGGGCTCCTGTTTCTGGGTGGCGGAAGCAGATGAAATCGTTATAGGAACGGTGGCAGCAAAACCGTCGGAGGAGAAGCAGGAGGAGCTTGTTCTGAAGCGCATGTCGGTCAGGAAGGATTTCAGGGGACTTGGGATTGGCAAGGCTTTATCCCGAGAGGTTCTTAGCTTTGCCCGGCAGAACCAGTACAGGTCCGTCATTCTCAACACCCTGATGGTTCAGCACGAGGCACAGAAAATGTATGAGAGTGTGGGATTCAAGAAGTACATTGAGTTTGTCCTCCCCACAGTGTATGGGAAGCTGATAAACTTCACAGTCTCTAAGTACCGCCATGATATTCTGCCTGGGAGCTAA
- the nat8.2 gene encoding probable N-acetyltransferase CML5, whose protein sequence is MSGVSIRLYKDSDYGVTREMFARGITEHTNKAFRHTLGIPHIWLFLFLTFLAPFIVIGSLFVSSLAITLALLILWLLNRYMFTTYVQHCLQDDLLDIKKYYLKRDGYCFWVAESYGAVVGIVAATPSHRPGGESHMELKRMSVAKSHRGKGVAKALCRTVIDFAQARGCKAVVLETSRAQTDAQRLYERIGFRVRKSFYAPMPPAKFLDFWILFYQYNIPTAR, encoded by the coding sequence ATGTCCGGTGTCTCCATCCGACTGTACAAGGACTCAGACTATGGGGTGACCAGGGAGATGTTTGCCCGGGGGATTACGGAGCACACCAATAAGGCGTTCAGGCACACCCTCGGCATCCCCCATATTTGGCTCTTTTTGTTTCTCACATTCCTGGCTCCATTCATTGTTATCGGGTCCCTCTTTGTCTCCTCCTTGGCCATTACCTTGGCATTACTTATCCTCTGGTTACTCAACAGGTACATGTTCACTACCTATGTCCAACACTGTCTGCAGGATGACCTGTTGGACATCAAGAAATATTACCTGAAGCGGGACGGTTACTGCTTTTGGGTGGCAGAATCCTATGGGGCAGTTGTTGGCATAGTGGCAGCTACCCCATCGCACCGCCCCGGCGGAGAGAGTCACATGGAACTCAAGCGGATGTCGGTGGCCAAGAGCCACAGGGGCAAAGGGGTGGCCAAAGCCTTGTGCAGGACTGTGATAGACTTTGCCCAGGCGCGAGGTTGCAAAGCGGTTGTCCTGGAAACCTCGAGGGCCCAGACAGATGCACAGCGCCTGTACGAGAGAATTGGCTTCCGCGTGAGAAAGTCCTTTTATGCTCCAATGCCCCCAGCAAAGTTCCTCGACTTCTGGATCTTGTTCTACCAATACAACATCCCCACAGCCAGATGA
- the nat8.3 gene encoding probable N-acetyltransferase CML6: MGHIIRIYKDSDYESVIDLYVSGVMENAPVAFKQLLGFPSTQLLLAVGFLLSLAATGSILLPTCIVLCALAFLWWCCRDFFCFYVTNALVTDMRDIRKHYIEMDGHCFWVAESAGEVVGMVAALPFLHPGGEKYVELKRMSVAKSHRGMGIAKDLCRTSIDFACKRGCDGVVLTTSTGQVGGWNLYEKTGFIRTHSSSPPNWSTRLSGIKLLHYQYNIKRGGQ, translated from the coding sequence ATGGGTCACATAATCCGGATTTACAAGGACTCAGATTATGAGTCCGTCATAGACCTTTATGTCTCTGGGGTCATGGAAAACGCTCCAGTGGCCTTCAAGCAACTACTGGGGTTCCCAAGCACCCAACTTTTGCTGGCAGTTGGGTTTCTGCTCTCTCTTGCTGCCACCGGCTCCATCTTGCTTCCAACCTGCATTGTGCTCTGTGCCCTGGCCTTCCTCTGGTGGTGTTGTCgagatttcttttgtttttatgttaCCAACGCCCTTGTTACTGATATGAGAGATATCCGGAAACATTACATAGAAATGGACGGGCACTGCTTCTGGGTGGCAGAGTCAGCAGGGGAAGTTGTTGGCATGGTGGCCGCTCTCCCCTTCCTTCATCCTGGAGGAGAGAAATACGTGGAACTGAAGAGAATGTCAGTGGCCAAAAGCCACCGGGGTATGGGGATCGCTAAAGATCTATGTAGGACTAGTATTGACTTTGCCTGTAAGAGGGGGTGTGATGGTGTCGTACTTACCACCTCCACAGGTCAGGTTGGGGGCTGGAACCTGTACGAGAAGACTGGGTTCATCCGGACGCACTCAAGTTCTCCCCCTAATTGGTCGACAAGACTTTCTGGAATCAAGCTATTACACTACCAGTACAACATCAAAAGGGGGGGTCAGTGA
- the nat8.4 gene encoding probable N-acetyltransferase camello isoform X1, with amino-acid sequence MANVSIRKYKTSDYETARFLFAEGTKEHLPAACMYTLTTPRFYFITFVAFTSVFMGTGSYVLALTSLVALLAAGWYGLYSEFHGLASRFLRKDMLDIEKSYMMSENACFWVAEIDGKVVGTVGAQPSTDADDELLLQRISVARDYRQLRIGTKLCQTVIDFARQRGFNAVCLETANIQRAATNLYERVGFKKSRVEILPSLVHQYTSFTVAYYRYNIKS; translated from the coding sequence ATGGCCAATGTTTCCATAAGGAAATACAAAACCAGTGACTATGAGACTGCCCGCTTCTTGTTTGCCGAAGGAACCAAAGAGCATCTCCCAGCAGCCTGTATGTACACACTGACGACGCCTcgattttattttattacctttGTGGCATTTACCAGTGTATTCATGGGCACCGGTTCCTACGTTCTGGCCCTTACCAGCCTTGTCGCCCTGTTGGCTGCTGGTTGGTATGGCTTGTACTCTGAATTCCATGGGCTTGCAAGCCGGTTTCTGCGCAAGGATATGCTTGATATTGAGAAGTCCTACATGATGAGTGAAAATGCCTGTTTCTGGGTGGCAGAGATAGACGGGAAGGTTGTGGGCACAGTGGGAGCCCAACCATCTACAGATGCAGATGATGAGCTGTTGCTGCAACGTATATCTGTTGCCCGGGACTATCGCCAGCTGCGAATTGGCACAAAATTGTGCCAGACGGTCATTGATTTTGCCCGGCAGCGGGGCTTCAACGCTGTGTGTCTGGAAACAGCCAATATACAACGTGCTGCAACAAACTTGTATGAAAGAGTTGGCTTCAAGAAATCCCGTGTTGAGATCCTCCCATCACTTGTTCATCAATATACATCTTTTACGGTTGCTTATTACAGATACAACATCAAATCATAG
- the nat8.5 gene encoding probable N-acetyltransferase camello, translating to MADVSIRKYRNSDYDVVHSMFVEGMMEHLPASYSYLLKLPQLHLTVSLLLLVIFLATGSYLLTLATLALLLAGGWYEMKFEFCQYVSQSQKGDLLDIQTTYMMRSNSCFWVAESEGKVVGMVAAQPSEESEDEMVLRRLSVGRNHRMKGIAKVLCVKVIDFAGQCGYKSVMLHTSMVQYAAHKLYQRLGFERTAVEIVPSLFGRFSKFSIFTYRYRIKS from the coding sequence ATGGCCGACGTCTCCATACGGAAATACAGGAACAGCGACTATGATGTGGTTCACTCCATGTTTGTAGAAGGGATGATGGAACATCTGCCTGCGTCTTATTCCTACCTGCTGAAACTCCCTCAGCTCCACCTCACTGTTTCTCTGTTACTTCTTGTCATCTTCCTGGCAACCGGTTCCTACCTGCTGACCCTGGCCACGTTGGCTCTATTGCTGGCTGGAGGTTGGTATGAAATGAAATTTGAATTTTGCCAGTATGTGAGCCAGAGCCAGAAAGGTGATCTGCTGGACATACAGACGACCTACATGATGAGGAGCAACTCCTGTTTCTGGGTGGCAGAGTCGGAAGGGAAGGTTGTAGGCATGGTGGCCGCCCAACCATCAGAGGAGTCTGAGGATGAGATGGTGCTCCGGCGCCTTTCAGTTGGAAGGAACCACCGGATGAAGGGAATCGCCAAGGTGCTATGCGTGAAGGTCATAGACTTTGCTGGACAATGTGGCTATAAATCTGTTATGCTACACACATCTATGGTACAATATGCAGCCCATAAACTGTACCAACGCCTCGGCTTTGAAAGAACAGCCGTAGAAATTGTTCCATCACTTTTTGGACGATTTTCAAAATTCTCTATCTTTACTTATAGATACAGAATAAAGTCATAA